One Luteimonas sp. MC1825 DNA segment encodes these proteins:
- a CDS encoding WxcM-like domain-containing protein: MSHYVHPNALCESDTVGAGTRVWAFAHVLPGARIGRDCNVCDGVFIEGDVVVGDRTTIKCGVQLWDGVRLGDDVFVGPNATFSNDLFPRSRQRPERFAETVVEDGASIGANATLLPGVRIGRGAMIGAGAVVTRSVPANAIVVGNPARIVGYVTDDDAGQVLAGAPGTHAGNAVAAAAAADPADAGTGSARMVRLPRFIDLRGSLSVGEFARDLPFAPVRYFLVFDVPSRETRGEHAHRECHQFLVCVHGSVRVLADDGLHRREFTLDAPERGLHLPPMTWGTQYRYSPDAVLLVFASHPYDAGDYIRDYDAFLALAAAAPGA; the protein is encoded by the coding sequence ATGAGCCATTACGTGCACCCCAACGCGCTGTGCGAGAGCGACACCGTCGGCGCCGGCACGCGGGTGTGGGCGTTTGCGCACGTGTTGCCCGGCGCGCGCATCGGCCGCGACTGCAATGTCTGCGACGGCGTGTTCATCGAAGGCGACGTGGTGGTGGGCGACCGCACCACCATCAAGTGCGGCGTGCAGCTCTGGGATGGCGTGCGCCTGGGTGACGACGTGTTCGTCGGCCCCAATGCCACCTTCAGCAACGACCTGTTCCCGCGCAGCCGGCAGCGCCCGGAGCGCTTCGCGGAAACCGTGGTCGAGGACGGCGCGTCGATCGGCGCCAACGCCACGCTGCTGCCGGGCGTGCGCATCGGCCGCGGCGCGATGATCGGCGCCGGCGCGGTGGTCACCCGTTCGGTGCCGGCCAACGCGATCGTGGTCGGCAACCCGGCACGCATCGTCGGCTATGTCACCGACGACGACGCCGGCCAGGTGCTCGCCGGCGCGCCCGGCACGCATGCCGGCAACGCTGTTGCCGCCGCCGCCGCCGCCGACCCCGCCGATGCCGGCACCGGCAGCGCACGCATGGTGCGGTTGCCGCGCTTCATCGACCTGCGCGGCTCGCTGTCAGTGGGCGAGTTTGCGCGCGACCTGCCGTTCGCGCCGGTGCGGTACTTCCTGGTGTTCGACGTGCCATCGCGCGAGACCCGCGGCGAACACGCGCACCGGGAATGCCACCAGTTCCTGGTCTGCGTGCACGGCTCGGTGCGGGTGCTTGCCGACGACGGCCTGCACCGCCGCGAGTTCACCCTCGACGCCCCCGAACGCGGCCTGCACCTGCCGCCGATGACCTGGGGCACGCAGTACCGCTATTCGCCCGATGCGGTGCTGCTGGTATTCGCCTCGCACCCCTACGACGCAGGCGACTACA
- a CDS encoding glycosyltransferase family 2 protein — MQPLLTPALSVVVPVYRNAGSIAALLDALRGLAREVEGGFEAVLVVDGSPDDSHALLRDALPSAGFPAQLVELTRNFGAFPAIRVGLERARGQVIAVMAADLQEPPELALRFLAALRDGRADVGFGVRDGRDDPFVGRLLSTLFWSLYRRLVMPDIPRGGVDIFAVSADFRDRLVAMRESNTSLLAQLFWLGGRRAFLPYPRRRRTHGRSAWTLGKKLKYFSDSVFAFSDLPVRILFATGALALVVAVALALVVVVAKVSGWVTVPGYAATVFTILFFGAINTLGLGVVGSYAWRAFENTKARPLALVHSEQTFEGDAT, encoded by the coding sequence ATGCAACCGCTTCTGACGCCCGCGCTCTCGGTGGTGGTGCCGGTGTACCGCAATGCCGGCTCGATCGCGGCGCTGCTCGACGCCCTGCGCGGCCTGGCGCGCGAGGTCGAGGGCGGCTTCGAGGCGGTGCTGGTGGTCGACGGCAGCCCCGACGACAGCCATGCGCTGCTGCGCGACGCATTGCCGAGCGCGGGCTTCCCGGCGCAGCTGGTGGAACTGACCCGCAACTTCGGCGCCTTCCCGGCGATCCGCGTCGGCCTGGAAAGGGCGCGCGGCCAGGTGATCGCGGTGATGGCGGCCGACCTGCAGGAGCCGCCGGAACTCGCGCTGCGCTTCCTCGCCGCGCTGCGCGACGGGCGCGCCGATGTCGGCTTCGGTGTGCGCGACGGTCGCGACGACCCGTTCGTCGGCAGGCTGCTGTCCACGCTGTTCTGGTCGCTGTACCGGCGCCTGGTGATGCCCGACATCCCGCGCGGCGGCGTGGACATCTTCGCGGTCAGCGCCGACTTCCGCGACCGCCTGGTGGCGATGCGCGAGTCCAACACAAGCCTGCTGGCGCAGCTGTTCTGGCTGGGCGGGCGGCGCGCGTTCCTGCCCTACCCGCGACGCCGCCGAACCCACGGCCGCAGCGCGTGGACGCTGGGCAAGAAGCTCAAGTATTTCTCCGACAGCGTGTTCGCCTTCAGCGACCTGCCGGTGCGCATCCTGTTCGCGACCGGTGCGCTCGCGCTGGTGGTGGCGGTGGCGCTGGCGCTGGTGGTGGTGGTGGCCAAGGTGTCGGGGTGGGTGACCGTGCCGGGCTATGCGGCCACGGTGTTCACCATCCTGTTCTTCGGCGCCATCAACACGCTGGGCCTCGGCGTGGTGGGCAGCTACGCCTGGCGCGCGTTCGAGAACACCAAGGCCCGGCCGCTGGCGCTGGTGCACAGCGAGCAGACCTTCGAGGGCGACGCCACATGA